In Zingiber officinale cultivar Zhangliang chromosome 8B, Zo_v1.1, whole genome shotgun sequence, a single genomic region encodes these proteins:
- the LOC122017331 gene encoding uncharacterized protein LOC122017331 has protein sequence MAIDEDRDVNKRQVWDCGSSLYDSFELNSFMLRLDSAISSSRCLSMPHSSSSFSSAAAAAASMAQPQSSRRKRSRLAKSVQKLVQSVLRLNRSVFGAPRVRSHDQQHAGLYCDGEVLRSGRLEAIPEVCEKELAAAASASPGIDYDADATVRKAASERFAAGATAGAMS, from the coding sequence ATGGCGATCGACGAGGACAGGGACGTCAATAAAAGGCAGGTGTGGGACTGCGGCAGCTCCCTCTACGACTCCTTCGAGCTCAACTCCTTCATGCTCCGCCTCGACTCCGCCATTTCCTCCTCCCGCTGCCTCTCCATGCCgcactcctcctcctccttttcctccgcggccgccgccgccgccagcaTGGCTCAGCCGCAGTCATCCCGCCGGAAGCGGTCCAGGCTCGCCAAGTCGGTCCAGAAGCTGGTCCAGTCCGTGCTCCGTCTGAACAGATCGGTGTTCGGCGCCCCGCGAGTCCGGTCCCACGACCAGCAGCACGCGGGGCTCTATTGCGACGGCGAGGTTCTGCGGTCCGGCCGGCTCGAGGCGATCCCGGAGGTCTGCGAGAAGGAACTGGCGGCGGCGGCCTCGGCGTCGCCCGGGATAGACTACGACGCCGACGCCACGGTGAGGAAGGCCGCGTCGGAGCGGTTCGCCGCCGGCGCGACGGCGGGGGCGATGTCGTGA